The following proteins come from a genomic window of Gossypium raimondii isolate GPD5lz chromosome 5, ASM2569854v1, whole genome shotgun sequence:
- the LOC105770547 gene encoding protein unc-13 homolog: MEEESAVELLQRYRRDRRILLDFILSGSLIKKVVMPPGAVTLDDVDLDQVSIDYVLSCIKKGGMLDLSEAIRDYHDHTGLPQMNSGDSAGEFFLVTNPEFSGSPPRRAPPPIPDSISMPTPSAPVFAPSPVVSTVSRSESFDSTQVQELTVDDIEDFEDDDDLEEVNSLKISRRNPNDVGDLMLKLPSFATGITDDDLRETAYEILLACAGASGGLIVPSKEKKKDKRSKLMKKLGRSKNENIVAQSQNASGLVGLLETMRVQMEISEAMDIRTRQGLLNALSGKVGKRMDTLLIPLELLCCISRTEFSDKKAYIRWQKRQLNMLAEGLVNHPAVGFGESGRKTSEFRILLAKIEESEAFPPSTGEVQRTESLKSLRDIAIPLAERPARGDLTGEVCHWADGYHLNVRLYEKLLVSVFDVLDEGKLTEEVEEILELLKSTWRVLGITETIHYTCYAWILFRQYVITSEQGILRHAIDQLKKIPLKEQRGPQERLHLKSLHVRVDGEEGSRDVSFLQSFLSPIQKWADKQLGDYHLIFAEGSMVMEDIVTVAMIVRRLLLEESDIPVQSSTVSDRDQIELYISSSVKNSFARILQAVDKSDTMGEHPLALLAEEVKKLLKKDSTMFMPILCRRHPHATIVSASLLHKFYGNKLKPFVDSAEHLTEDVVSVFPAADNLEQYILDLIKSACEGENVEIHFRKLNPYQIESVSGTVVMRWINSQLGRIVGWVERTLQQERWDPISPQQRHGSSIVEVYRIVEETVDQFFGIKVPMRLTELNALFRGIDNAFQVYANHIVDNLASKDDLIPPLPVLTRYRREAGIKAFVKKELFDSRLPDQIRSSNINVLTTPTLCVQLNTLYYAINQLNKLEDSIWEHWTRKMPIEKIYIRKSMDDKSKSSTQKGTFDGSRKDINAAIDRIREFTGTKIIFWDLREPFIENLYKPSVSQSRLEAVIEPLDVELNQLCDIIVEPLRDRVVTSLLQASLEGLLRVLLDGGPSRVFYPTDAKLLEEDLEILKEFFISGGDGLPRGVVENQVARVRLVVKLHGLETRELVEDLRSSSGKLGADNQTLLRILCHRADSEASQFVKKQYKIPKSSA; this comes from the exons ATGGAAGA GGAAAGTGCTGTGGAGCTTCTACAGCGTTACAGGCGTGACAGGCGAATACTGTTAGATTTTATACTTTCCGGTAGCTTAATTAAGAAAGTGGTAATGCCTCCCGGTGCTGTTACGCTCGATGATGTAGATTTGGATCAAGTTAGTATTGATTACGTGCTAAGTTGCATTAAAAAAG GTGGAATGTTGGATCTCTCTGAAGCTATTAGAGATTACCATGATCATACGGGGTTACCCCAAATG aaTAGTGGTGATTCTGCTGGTGAATTCTTTTTGGTTACAAATCCTGAATTCTCAGGTTCACCTCCAAGAAGGGCACCACCACCTATCCCTGATTCAATATCAATGCCAACACCATCAGCACCTGTTTTTGCTCCATCGCCTGTTGTTTCAACTGTATCAAGATCAGAGTCTTTTGATTCCACACAAGTTCAAGAGTTAACTGTGGATGACATTGAAGATTTTGAGGATGATGATGATCTTGAGGAAGTTAATAGTCTCAAAATTTCAAGGCGGAATCCAAATGATGTTGGAGATCTTATGCTGAAGTTGCCTTCTTTTGCTACAG GTATAACAGATGATGATCTCCGTGAAACTgcatatgaaattcttttagcTTGTGCTGGTGCTTCTGG GGGTCTCATTGTACCatcaaaagagaagaagaaagataagCGGTCCAAGTTGATGAAGAAGCTTGGGCGGAGTAAAAATGAGAATATTGTGGCGCAGTCTCAAAATGCATCTGGACTGGTTGGTTTATTGGAAACGATGCGTGTCCAGATGGag ATTTCTGAGGCAATGGACATTAGGACAAGACAAGGATTGCTTAATGCTCTTTCTGGGAAAGTTGGAAAAAGGATGGACACACTACTGATTCCCCTGGAATTATTGTGTTGTATTTCACGAACAGAATTTTCTGACAAGAAAGCATATATAAGGTGGCAAAAAAGGCAG TTGAACATGTTGGCAGAGGGTCTTGTTAATCACCCTGCTGTTGGATTTGGGGAATCTGGGCGCAAGACCAGTGAGTTTAGGATTCTTTTGGCAAAGATTGAGGAATCTGAG GCTTTTCCACCTTCTACTGGTGAAGTCCAAAGGACAGAAAGTTTGAAATCTCTAAGAGATATCGCCATTCCTCTTGCTGAGAGGCCAGCCCGAGGTGACTTAACCGGGGAAGTATGCCACTGGGCAGATGGTTATCATCTGAATGTCAGACTTTATGAGAAATTGCTTGTCAGCGTGTTTGATGTTTTAGATGAGGGAAAGCTGACTGAG GAAGTGGAAGAAATTCTTGAGCTTTTAAAGTCAACCTGGCGAGTTTTGGGAATAACAGAGACCATCCACTACACTTGCTATGCATGGATTTTATTTCGTCAG TATGTTATCACAAGTGAGCAAGGGATTTTGCGACATGCCATTGACCAGTTGAAGAAAATACCGTTGAAAGAACAACGAGGCCCACAGGAGAGGTTACACTTAAAAAGCTTGCATGTCAGAGTTGATGGCGAAGAGGGCTCTCGTGATGTTTCTTTCTTACAATCCTTTTTATCTCCCATCCAGAAATGGGCTGATAAGCAACTAGGAGACTACCACTTGATCTTTGCTGAG GGATCAATGGTAATGGAGGATATAGTAACAGTTGCAATGATTGTTAGAAGACTTCTTTTGGAAGAATCTGATATT CCTGTGCAATCTTCCACTGTCTCAGATAGAGATCAGATAGAATTATATATATCTTCTTCAGTTAAGAATTCATTTGCTAGG ATATTGCAAGCTGTTGATAAATCAGACACAATGGGCGAACATCCTTTGGCATTGCTTGCAGAGGAGGTCAAGAAACTTCTGAAAAAAGATTCAACGATGTTTATGCCAATATTATGTCGGAGGCATCCACATGCAACTATTGTTTCAGCTTCACTTCTACACAAGTTTTATGGGAACAAGTTG AAACCTTTTGTTGATAGTGCTGAACATTTGACTGAGGATGTTGTATCTGTATTTCCCGCTGCTGATAACCTTGAGCAGTATATACTGGACCTCATAAAGTCTGCTTGTGAAGGTGAGAATGTGGAGATCCATTTCAGGAAGCTAAACCCATACCAG aTTGAATCTGTTTCTGGAACAGTGGTGATGCGATGGATTAATTCACAGTTAGGACGAATTGTAGGTTGGGTGGAGCGAACCCTTCAACAAGAG cGATGGGACCCCATATCACCTCAACAGCGGCATGGGAGTTCGATTGTGGAAGTTTATAGGATCGTTGAGGAG ACAGTGGATCAGTTTTTTGGCATTAAAGTTCCAATGAGGCTTACAGAACTGAATGCTTTATTTCGTGGCATTGATAATGCATTTCAAGTATATGCAAATCATATTGTGGATAATTTAG CTAGCAAAGATGATCTAATTCCACCTTTACCTGTTCTCACCCGATATAGAAGAGAAGCTGGAATAAAGGCTTTTGTGAAGAAGGAGCTATTCGACTCTCGGCTGCCAGATCAGATAAGGTCCAGCAATATTAATGTCCTGACAACGCCAACCCTATGTGTTCAGTTAAACACTTTATAT TATGCTATTAATCAACTGAACAAGTTGGAAGATAGTATCTGGGAACACTGGACAAGGAAAATGCCCATTGAAAAAATCTATATCA GGAAATCCATGGATGATAAATCTAAAAGTTCAACCCAAAAAGGCACCTTTGATGGAAGCAGGAAGGATATAAATGCTGCTATTGACCGCATTCGGGAGTTTACTG gaactaaaattattttctgggATCTAAGGGAGCCATTTATTGAGAACTTGTATAAACCTAGTGTTTCTCAATCTAGGTTGGAAGCAGTTATTGAACCACTTGATGTG GAACTAAACCAACTATGTGATATTATTGTGGAGCCACTTAGGGATCGGGTAGTGACAAGTCTTCTTCAAGCATCACTG GAAGGCTTGCTCAGGGTTTTGTTAGACGGAGGCCC
- the LOC105770548 gene encoding probable protein arginine N-methyltransferase 3, translating to MSKNLMETEETNRLTREEEEEDDEDSREAWTEEENEEDGDENDEDLEFLCLFCDFKYSSCDALFDHCRLTHFFDFNGIRKDLGLDFYGSFKLINYVRSQVADNRCWSCGVCCQSKQDLQSHLHPSVNTKDVKLLLDDDKYLNPFMREDSLLYSFDGGEEDEDECNTSFEKEEIVKDFGSVCIDDDDTAEETELNGETYNKDKKTVMACPNGHLSLASSSKIITENGMDYGENARSVESDPKDKQSRVCIADVVEKDIKKINDSYFGSYSSFGIHRDMISDKIRTDAYRQALLKNHSLLNGAVVMDVGCGTGILSLFAAQAGASRVISIEASEKMATVATQIAKDNGLWRSKTDSEGNKSCTGVIEVVNCMVEDLDKSIQIQPHSVDILVSEWMGYCLLYESMLSSVLFARDRWLKPGGAILPDTATIFVAGFGKGGTSLPFWENVYGFNMSYIGKEVVEDAAKFPIVDIINHHDLVTNAAVLQSFDLATMKPDEVDFTATAELEAKNDTLDHKATACFGLVLWFETGFTSRFCKEMPTVLSTSPYTPKTHWSQTILTFREPISVASSKFTAEGSAAVGTDACPASKILLRISIAHATQHRCIDISLETAGVGSDGRKRSWPAQMFNLT from the exons ATGTCGAAGAACCTGATGGAAACCGAAGAAACCAATCGGTTAACTcgagaagaagaggaagaagatgatgaagacaGTAGGGAAGCTTGgactgaagaagaaaatgaagaagatggtgATGAAAATGACGAAGATTTAGAGTTCCTCTGTTTGTTCTGTGATTTCAAGTACAGTTCTTGCGATGCCCTGTTCGACCATTGTCGTTTAACTCATTTCTTCGACTTCAATGGAATCAGAAAAGATTTGGGATTGGATTTTTATGGTTCATTCAAGCTAATCAATTATGTTCGTTCTCAG GTAGCAGATAATAGATGTTGGAGTTGCGGAGTCTGCTGCCAGTCTAAGCAAGATCTACAAAGTCATTTACATCCATCTGTCAATACTAAAGATGTTAAGCTTCTTTTGGATGACGATAAGTATCTCAATCCTTTCATGCGAGAAGATTCACTGCTTTACAGTTTTGACGgaggtgaagaagatgaagatgaatgTAACACATCATTTGAAAAAGAGGAGATTGTTAAGGATTTTGGTAGTGTCTGCATTGATGATGACGATACTGCAGAAGAGACTGAGTTAAATGGCGAGACCTATAACAAAGATAAAAAAACTGTTATGGCATGTCCCAATGGTCATTTGAGCTTGGCAAGTTCTTCTAAGATAATAACAGAAAATGGAATGGATTATGGAGAAAATGCTAGGTCAGTAGAAAGTGATCCGAAGGATAAGCAATCTAGAGTTTGTATTGCAGATGTTGTTGAAAAGGATATTAAAAAGATCAACGATAGTTATTTTGGGTCATACAGTTCATTTGGAATCCATAGAGATATGATAAGTGACAAG ATAAGAACAGATGCTTATAGGCAAGCTTTATTGAAAAATCATTCTCTCCTGAATGGTGCAGTTGTTATGGATGTAGGCTGTGGTACTGGCATACTAAG TCTCTTTGCAGCACAAGCAGGAGCATCAAGGGTAATTTCCATCGAAGCTAGCGAGAAGATGGCTACAGTGGCAACTCAG ATTGCAAAGGACAATGGCCTTTGGCGGAGTAAAACTGACAGTGAAGGTAATAAAAGTTGTACCGGTGTAATTGAAGTGGTTAATTGTATGGTTGAGGATCTTGATAAATCCATACAAATTCAACCTCATAGTGTTGACATATTAGTAAGTGAATGGATGGGATACTGCCTCTTATATGAGTCCATGCTCAGTTCAGTGCTCTTTGCAAGAGACCGATGGTTGAAGCCTGGAGGGGCAATACTTCCTGATACAGCAACTATT ttTGTTGCTGGATTTGGAAAGGGTGGTACCAGTCTTCCCTTCTGGGAAAATGTTTATGGCTTCAATATGTCTTATATTGGAAAGGAAGTTGTTGAAGATGCCGCTAAATTTCCTATTGTTGACATTATTAATCATCATGATCTAGTAACCAATGCTGCTGTGCTTCAG AGCTTTGACCTTGCAACCATGAAGCCTGATGAAGTAGATTTCACTGCGACTGCTGAGTTGGAAGCAAAGAATGATACTTTGGATCATAAGGCAACCGCATGTTTTGGGCTTGTTTTGTGGTTCGAGACAGGATTCACCAGCCGGTTCTGCAAAGAAATGCCAACTGTTCTATCTACATCGCCATATACTCCTAAAACCCACTGGTCACAGACGATCCTCACTTTTCGAGAACCAATTTCGGTGGCATCAAGCAAGTTCACTGCAGAAGGATCTGCAGCTGTTGGGACAGATGCTTGTCCGGCTTCAAAAATTCTTTTGCGAATCAGCATTGCTCATGCAACACAGCATCGGTGCATTGACATATCCCTCGAAACTGCTGGAGTTGGCTCCGATGGTCGGAAACGCAGTTGGCCAGCGcaaatgtttaatttaacatGA